A genome region from Rhodopirellula islandica includes the following:
- the rsmG gene encoding 16S rRNA (guanine(527)-N(7))-methyltransferase RsmG, giving the protein MIDAEFKTALEQFGLELDEPLGMSLQQYAQSLWRYNEQINLTRHTTWDLFVTRDLRDCLQLAQLIQPGEEVLDMGSGNGVPGIPLAMLRPDIEVALAESVGKRAKVLDELVTELNLPVPVYAARGEDLLEDFRFTTIVSRAVGSLLKFCRWVEPHWSQFDRLLLIKGPKWVDERGEARHHGVLKGLDLRVVATYPLGNLAPEVTEAEADDSSEAADVSRGVILELTKKKKG; this is encoded by the coding sequence TGGGCATGTCGCTGCAGCAATACGCGCAGTCGCTGTGGCGGTACAACGAGCAGATCAACCTGACCCGGCACACGACGTGGGATTTGTTCGTCACCCGCGACTTACGTGATTGCCTGCAATTGGCTCAGTTGATCCAGCCCGGCGAGGAGGTCCTCGACATGGGCAGCGGAAACGGCGTGCCCGGCATTCCATTGGCGATGTTGCGGCCCGACATCGAAGTCGCTCTGGCCGAATCGGTTGGCAAACGAGCCAAGGTGCTCGACGAATTGGTGACCGAGTTGAATCTGCCCGTGCCGGTTTACGCGGCTCGCGGCGAAGATTTACTGGAAGATTTTCGCTTCACCACGATCGTCAGCCGAGCGGTTGGCAGCCTGTTAAAGTTCTGCCGTTGGGTGGAGCCGCATTGGAGTCAGTTTGACCGGCTGTTGCTGATTAAAGGCCCCAAGTGGGTCGACGAACGGGGGGAGGCCCGTCATCACGGCGTGCTCAAAGGTCTGGATCTTCGCGTTGTGGCCACCTACCCCTTGGGGAATTTGGCTCCTGAGGTCACCGAGGCGGAAGCGGATGACTCGTCCGAGGCAGCCGATGTCAGCCGAGGCGTGATCTTGGAATTGACGAAGAAAAAGAAGGGCTGA